The Glycine soja cultivar W05 chromosome 6, ASM419377v2, whole genome shotgun sequence genome has a window encoding:
- the LOC114416171 gene encoding uncharacterized protein LOC114416171 yields the protein MSILLPYDKEEILQIVGERWRQFKSDLTRKWALAVDKDGVDDIVCEKYGISKEKWTQFCQTRRDPSWEDVRKKAQASQKQNTAPHVLSRGGYEYLEEKLMAEKTKKRLEEAAQSGSTEGIIDPPSPIRRHVKWKMVRTKKTGHMTSEVAKEIADRIAAVSPAKPPESPDEEVDDPLYLMTLTIPQLFLKPLQVMWDATIFGSSKRDVYLGAYLNR from the exons ATGTCGATCCTACTACCG TATGACAAAGAAGAAATTCTTCAGATTGTCGGCGAGCgctggaggcagtttaaatctgaCTTGACTaggaaatgggcacttgcagtCGACAAGGACGGTGTGGACGACATTGTCTGTGAAAAATAtggcattagcaaggagaaatggacTCAGTTTTGTCAGACCCGCAGAGACCCCTCATGGGAG GATGTACGAAAAAAGGCACAGGCCTCCCAGAAGCAaaacactgccccccacgtattgtctcgtgggggttatgaatatttagaagaaaagctcatggctgagaagacaaagaaaagacTGGAAGAAGCTGCCCAGTCTGGAAGCACTGAGGGCATCATtgaccctccatctcccatcagacgccacgtgaaatGGAAGATGGTCCGCACGAAGAAAACTGGACACATGACGTCTGAGGTAGCAAAGGAAATAGCTGAcaggatt GCAGCTGTGTCTCCAGCAAAACCTCCAGAAAGCCCGGATGAAGAGGTTGATGATCCCCTGtacctgatgacattgaccatcccacaactgTTTTTGAAGCCGCTCcaagttatgtgggatgctaccataTTCGGG AGTTCAAAACGAGATGTTTACCTTGGAGCCTATCTGAATAGGtaa